The region TGTGCGGGCTGCCACAGGCCCATCACAGACAGGTTCCTGCTCCAGGTCAACACCGACGGCCTCTGGCACGAAGAGTGTGTACGCTGTGCGGCGTGTGGAGACGCGCTGCAGAACTCATGCTTCGTGCGGGAGCAGCAATTGTACTGCAAGAAGGACTATGCTGAGTGAGTGCTCCCACATTACTACATTTTaccttatttattttaattatagaCACATTAAACGCTTGCAAAATGCTATACTTATAGTATGTATGTTACTGCTagtaaatattatgtaatattatacatAAACTTGCATCATATACAATTATTCTGCCTTTAGAAAGATCATAATGCTCTGTTTTGACTGACACCGAAAATGttgtaacaatatttattattgtggtttgcATGTACCCATGTAGTTGTACATTATTGCAACCCCAATAATAAACACTTTATTATATTACAGCATGTGAGTAGCATAGACTGTTGCTTTTATAAGTAGGTGTCTTATTTAATGCAGAAAACACTTTTTATACATGCTACACATgttaaaaataagcaaattCAAAATAACATAATAGCCCTCCAACCCCAAACTAATTCTATCCCAGTCCACCCAACTCCTGACCCATCGCAAAACCCATCCCATCCCAACCCACACCACCACACTCCAGGGTACAAAGTAATTTAGTTTAAACATGGCTGAACACACAGGACCAGAATGGGGAATTAGACTATACTTTTTTCTGTAGATTCTAAAACACTAGAATACTCCTCTTGTACATAGTTTTGTAtatagtgtttttgcagtagttctttaaaaacagcaacatgctCCTTTCATCTAGACTAgcggtgtccaaactgtgggtcCATGGTGAGAAAAAGCGTTTTCCCCCTTCCTggtttctcattttttttgttggaaagtgtgtgattgccccctaaacctaataactggtcgGTCTGGTCTGAGTTGCTATCCACACGGAAACAATTTCAggtcaaaaaagtattttagaGTTTCAACCTCCTATCCACTTGGCAACGGTGTTATGGGTGACCTGAAacggtatttttttaaaacagcttTCAGAGTGGGGAAGTCTAAAACCACTGGCTTGTCATTTAGACAAGCAAAACATCAACAAAGACATCACTGACCCACCTCTTCTTTGTCAAAGTCaggtgaccagaagtgagccgTGATTATCAGCCACTGTATTGCACGTGTTTGTTCACAGCGTTCACAGCATAGATGTGCAGTGTTTTACAACTTTTCACTCAGTGATTCGTTCCCATCTGGATGCAATTATTTACTAATCCGGCACAGTAAGGACATCACTGTTTTTcaacctaccaaaaaaaatcccaggaaCATTCCCGTGTGGACAGGACCTTAGCagaaacaactgcaatcaaacatttgtgTTAACTTGCAATCAGTCTTTTACAACGCTGTAggggaattttggcccactcgtcTTTGTAGAATTGTTGTATTTTAGACACATTGGAAAACGAACCACAGTGAGAcccattattcacaaatggtgaaaacatagGAAAGTGATGAACCATCCTAGCAGTGGCCggcaacgactcatccaagaggtcacaaaagaccccacaacagcaAAAGAAGCGCATGCCTctcttgcctcagttaaggtcagttttAATGACTCCACCGTAAGAAATACATTGGGTAAAAACgccctgcatggcagagtttcaagagctgaacaaaaagaattttcaattttgccagaaaacatcttgatgatcctccaagacctttgggaaaatactctgatgagacaaaagttgaactttgtgtaaggtgtgtcccattacatctggcgaaAAAGTAAtgccgctttaaaaaaaagaacatcataccaacagtaaaatatggtggtggtactgtgatggtctgggggtattttgctgcttcaggacttggaagacttgctgtgataaatggaaccatgaattcctgtctaccaaaaaatcctgaagtttgtgacctcaagctgaaaccaacttgggttctacagcaggacaatgatccaaaacacaccagcaagtccacctctgaatagctgaagaaacacaaaatgaagactttggagtgatCTAGTCAAAGtcttgacctgaatcctattgagatgctgtggcatgaccttaaaaatagGGTTCATGCTGAAAAACCCTCCAttatggctgaatgacaacaattctgcaaagatgagtggaccaaaattcctccacagcgctgtaagaaaGTTATTGCAAACGTTTgactgcagttgttgctgttaagggtggcaatcactttttcacacaggagtttggattttttttctcctttaataataaaacattttatttcaaagctgCATTTCAGTTGTGTTATCAttaactaatatttacatttgtttcatgatctgaaacatgtaAGTGTAACAAGCAGGAAAGGGGCAAACAGTTTTTCACAACACTGTGTGATATACATGCATGGTAAACATACACAGGTAAACATGCCGAATGAACGATGAGTGCGGCCAATACAACAATGTGCCATTTATGGTTTTACACTGCggaatattttttgttgatatgCAAACTACAGTCTCTTTGGCCTTTTTTCAAAATTGTATAATACTGTAACTTGTTTGGCCTGAGCCCAAAGTGTGCAAAGGATAAACCGTGATGGTTTTGTCTTCTACAGCACAATGTATGACACAGCTCTTGTATGGTGTGATGATGGTAGGTGCACCTCTTCACCATATGTTGGCCCCAGCTTGCAGTTAGCAGGCCAATGGACCTCAcaattttaacacattttgacaacgtgttagtgtgtgtgtgtgctcgtgcatgtgtgtgaaggTGTTTTTTGTGCACATGTGAGTCTTGAAACGCCCTCTACCCCGCCCTCCCACTGTCACCTTGTTCTATCAGCTAGAGGACTGGGATAGGTTGCCTGGAAGTCAGCAGCAaacttttaaaaacagcagtggattttccaaaaacagcagagcactcctagagaggatctttgactagcatttttgcagcactaacattaaactttcatatcaagtagagcaggggtctcaaacacgcggcccgcaggctaaaaattttgtttttaataaatgcgttttttttggaaaacctgatgcggcccagtctcacccagacccgagctccagtggcccccaagtaaattgagtttgagacccctgatgtagaggatctttgactagcattgttGCAGTAGGTGCCTGGATACCATAAAAGATAGTGCttctttattatgtttttattttattgattacaATTTTGTTTGTACAAGTTTTAAGATTTAGTAGAGCCTTGTGTTAACatgatatacaaaataaaaataatggtgaaggaataatatttttttcttgcactGGAGTGTCATTGATTGGATGCTTATTATAGCCAGGAGCTGCTTTGTCAAGTATAGGCCATATGTCACAAGGGTCTGGTGCATCCCTTCCAGAAACACAATGGTGTGATCTTATTTGCCTGACAGTGAACACCACGAGTGTTAGCGACATCTGGAAAGCTGCTCCCAAAGCAGCCCCTTTGTGGCGCTATTGGACGACAACCCGACCAAGCGTGAAATATCTAACCTGACCAATTAGCAAGGGGCCCGCTGCCAAAGTTCCACCTAAGAGATTTCCCGTCTCCACATCTAACCCTGCCCCTCTTTCTGACTGGTAGCACTCCCCACCATACTGTCCTGTGTGGTGGAGGTCCTTCTAGCGTCCTTTAAGAAATCACTTTTATACAAAATAGGGCTTTTTGCATCAGCCTTTCCAGATGTTTACATTGATGATGGCCCTCAGAATGGGTCTGGATGACTGATTGGCTGAGACCGGTCACATGCCGGGCAGTGTACTTGACCCTCACATCTGACACAAAGCATCTTGCTTCACCTGATCCAGAAACTAGATCCGTCACTGTCCACTAGACCGAACTAGTCTAGTCTATCTCTATCTAGTGTGTGACAcaatgtatgaatgtgtgtggggATGTTTAGCTAACCCATTGTAGATCATATCAAGCATGTATTGTTATATATCTGTAAGGACCTTTGTGATAAGCTTGCATGCATAGTTTTTGAAACCCCTTACTTctgcaacaataaaaaaaaaaacataacataattcactggttaattcattttatagttGTTCCAGGTCAAACATTTGTATTTTGCACCTTTTGATAAAGTTtcacatgagcactgataaatagataagtactcatcctacatatcttttggtgagcatgtttgttttggttatttCTAGCCACCAAATGAATATAATTGAATCTTTTCGACCAATGAGCGGCCAACAGTGATTTACTGTACACATCCCGTATGGAACACAGAAGCccattttcctgtttttgttgTCAATGGAAGTATGGCATTAGCAAGTTGATACCATGCAATAAGAAATCGGCCCGTGAACACCAAGATATTGAGAATATTGTGTCGTCGTTTCATAGAAACCCAGAAATATTCCAAGTATGTCCTCCTTTGGCGTACTGCACTGATTCATGTCCAACGGCCACAGGAATGTAGGCACGCGGTGTGTCGGCCATATTAAAGTGCATACCACCGAGGTCCACAGGGCAGACCACTCACATGGGTCAAGCACTGACCCTCCTGACTGAGCCCCTCAGAAGAGGCTTTGCCGTTTCCCCCAACAACCGCAGATCACAGCAAGAGTCAGAGGAATGTGTGTCCGTACAGGATGTCGCAGTCACAGACCATTTGTGCTGAGGATGTAGCAACTTGTCTTGCTTTATGTGATGTCTTTGCATGCTTGCTTGGGAATGGAAGCGCTCAGTGGGCACAATATTAGGCACATCTGCACAATGCAACAACTACGAGTGCGTCCTTAtcatatagagcaggggtctcaaactcaatttacttgggggccactggagctcgggtctgggtgagactgggccacatcaggttttccaaaaaaaaaaaaaaaacgtatttattaaaaacaaaaaaataaaaaacttcactttggttccaattttctacaagaaaagctctgataaaacattccactgttctcaaatatcttactttttatttttcttcacaaaataagatgaaaaataaataaacaaatcaagaataaagaaaatcaatcaatcagtaataaataaataaatataataataataataataaaacggcaaataataaaaacttaataaaccacatatagttggtgggtagacaaattatttttttcagattaaaattaacaaaacattattagagccctgtagacatgacaaaacacgactatagtcacatttatactctttttatttacaacttattgcgcaactgcagggtcttgagacacatgctaactcgcaaactagagcgctagcaaccaaacggtagccttcaagtaatttcctttaaacttaaatagacaaaaacttaccacttccacacgtatagggaggataactattaacagttatttaacctttaacatgaacattaatcaaacgtaataattttttctgggtacatgataccatacagcatccatatcaaacttgcgcaggccgcactaacattaaactttcatatcaaggcgggggcctcaaactagtgtcctgcgggccacatttggcccgcgggccacatgttcttgattagcatttttgcattgGGTCCTTAAAACCAGCAGAGGCCTCCTGTCAGAGCATCTCTGACTAGTGTTTTTATGGTAGTCATTTTTACAGTAGATTCCTATAAACAGCAAACCACTCCACACTCCACCAGTGGATTCCTAAAAAGAACAGACTACACCTGTCATGTAAGACccttgactggcatttttgctaACTATTTCTAAAAACAACAGAATCTTCCTGTCATATTGTGGAACCTTGACTAGTccattcttaaaaacagtagttaTGAACTATTgtgaataatttcatttttgttttgttttgcaattTTCCACATAAAAGATTCCTAGTCCAACAAATCCAAATTTAGCCAGAAAATGAATCATTCTGGGCAGTGACAGCACTGACAATTAGGCGCTGATGCTCCAGTGACCCAGTCCTCCAGCTCCAGAATGATGACGTGACATAGCCAAGATGCCTCGGTGCCAGCCAGTGGACAATGGTCCCGCTGCTTTATGGGGGGGCGGCTCTGGCTTTGTCCCGCTCTGGTTGAGCAGACTTAGGGATAATTCCACGGATAATTCCTTGGATCGGCGGCTCAGTCTCTCCCACCGGGATATGTGATTCCCCCCCGCCGCCTGGAGCCATGGCCTGCCGAGAGCTTTTCTGGCCTCACTACCCGGGGGCAGGGACGTGGACACGGCAGCCGGAGCCACGGCAACTGTTTTGCAGTGTGCCTTAAGCCTGCCGCTCTTGGTTGCCAGGCGCTAAGACGCACACCCGACATGCTGAGGGTATGTGTCTGAGTgggtaggaggaggaggaagaagaggaggtgaTGCTGGGGGGCATTTGGAGTGACAGTACAACTCAGCAACATTCCCCGAGTCAGCCATCACTTCCTCATACAGCGGACCCGCCAAAGTTGACTTTAAAGTTAACCATCATTTCCCATAGGATATCATGTACAGCGAGTTAATCTATTTCAGGCTCAAACTGTCACCACCATAAAACGTTTAATCACTATACAGGCAATTTTTACGTATATTTCTTAATTATCATACaagttaataaaacaaaaataaagtaaaactacacaACCTTTGAAGACACCTGAAAAACACTTATCAAGTCtttaatacatgtatttaaattaGCAGCTCTAGTGTAAGATTAATTTGTGTATGTAATcatgtatttaattaatatcATGCAAGTAGTTCAAACTCTCTCCCTCTCCTGCCAGGCTGTTTGCGGTGCGTTGTGGTGGCTGTACAGATACCATCTCCCCCACAGAGCTGGTGATGCGTGCTGGGGCCGCCGTCTTCCACGTACATTGCTTCGCCTGTAATGTGTGCTCCACCCCACTGAGGACCGGAGACCGCTGCGTCCTCAGGGGCGGCCGGCCAGTGTGTGCCAGAGAGGACTACCACCGTTGTGGGGCCAGCCCCACATCATCCGATACCGGTAACATCTGCATGTGCCTGGGATGTGCAGTGCAAACTAACACAATCGCAAATATATTGTCTTTCTGTTTTGgattaatgaatgtttttttcaggtaaaagtgatgatgatgatattcaggatgaagaggaagagTCTGGGAAGATTACAGAAAGACAGATTGGAGGATCGGAGGAGCGGGAACGCAAACGTCCCAAAAGACCACGCACTATTTTAACCACGCAGCAAAGACGCGTCTTTAAAGCCTCATTCGAGGTCTCATCCAAGCCTTGTCGTAAGGTACGTAGAAGTAGTGAAAATGCTATTTGTCAGACATATACGTGGATGTTCATATTCAAATTCACGCTCTACTAACTGATAtacattatgaagaaaaaatgtgaaaaagcacatttaatttctttctttttttaccattattgcTTAGACATGACTTTAGACAAGATCATTGTGATTGAGGAAATAAAAGACCTTACTTTCAAAATTAGCAAAGAACTTCTACTGCTAAATATAATTTTGAGaggttttattattaaaaatacatatatcgGCTTTTCTgaagaaatatgaatataatccACTTTTTGACCTATTAAAATCCATAACCTCAGTTGACACATATGACTTGTTACTTGGCTTTCTGTTTGAGTTCCACTTTCCTGCCTTACTTTTCAGTGATTGGACTAAATAGATGTCAATCACTTTAGCACCCAGTATGTGTACATGTTAgatatgtaacaaaaaaaaacattatttatgttatttttagggctgtcaaattaatttttcacattaattaatcatgattaatcacccaTTGCAACTATATgtgaaatatgccattttactgtattttatgaacaaaaaaataaataatgacagttttatatatttgtatctaTTAACAGCTCCAACGGAACAGAAAattttaatcatgttaaaacatgtCCACATTTCTGAAAATGTAAAACACCTGTCTCTATAATAGTAATAGAACATTATTATGATGAGTCATGAGAGATTGCTACAGATCTACCTCTGCGTGCACTTTAAAATGCCGTGTTATGCAATatacttgttaataaaaaaaagtatgtggTCGAAGAAAGCAAATTTTCccttttcactttctcatgcattccaaatcactattcaaatttaaaaaataactttttatattcaatactgttcatatttttggaacaGTTTGCTCCATACCATGAGTGCAACATTGGTTTTCAATGTTTCCTTTTCActctaaataattattaaacttTTAAACTAAATCAATGACAGTAACTAGTCATACATATGTGATATTTTTTAAGTAACCTTCTCAACAAGAATACACATGTACTGCATAACCTTGAGTGGACCTCTGTTGTGTGTctacgttaaaaaaaaatcccccttGCCCCCTGTTTTAATCTCCTTTTCCTGGATCTTTTAATCAAAAGGTCCGGGAGACCTTGGCAGGAGAGACCGGCCTTAGTGTCCGGGTCGTGCAGGTCTGGTTCCAGAACCAAAGAGCCAAGGTAGcacgcacacacccacacacacatacacacacacacagcttatAATAAAAGAGCTGTGTGTGTAAATCAGCCTGGTTATCTCCTCATAGAGGAAACTGATGACATATCAGTGCACTTGAAACCTCATATGTCCTCACAAAAAAAGTGGGCCACGTGGTTCCTCTTTAGTACACTGAAAGACATCCTTTACTTAATACTACACTGCTGAATACgctctgatgatgatgatgcttctGTTTTAGATGAAGAAACTAGCCAggagacaacaacaacaggaacaggaacaagAACAACAGCAGGGAGAACCACCACATGACAAAGGTATAGCTATTAGTAATAAATCAGCACTATGTAAAAtaagaaatactgtatttaaacATCAGTATGCTCGGACAAACTCGCAAATCTTTTATCATATTAGTATGTGAAGTTCACTTATGGAAAAGATTGAGCAGGGAACTCAAACAGTGTAGTAATATGAGACATTTTAAGTACATACACGCAGTGTTTGTGGTATGTGGAGAAGGCAGAAGGCAGAGAACCATAGTGTCTGATTTATCATAGATCTATTTATCATAGATGTGTCTCAAAGTCCGGCCCGGATGCCATTTTCGGCGGAcagcccattaaaaaaaaaaaaaaaaaaaaaaatggcgcagAGCCAGCTGGCCCATTACACAAGATAGACATCCCAAAATTCAGGGGAAAAAATTCACCCTGAATATAAGTATACAGTCATcctcgtggttaattggttccaggtccgaccgtgataagtgaaaaaacacaaagtagGATGTGGTGGCTGTTTTTTTAGGGCAATGGGGTTTGATTTGTTGTTTCTGTGTTTTGAGTACAAAGTTTCCATGTCACGCCTCAGTGCCCCACAGTAAAGAATTGGATGGACCACCTTAGAACCTTAAAATCACTATTTTGGTGGGAGTGAATATTGAGTATTACTGTACAGCAATGTGTACCATTAGGATGGCCTATAAAAGACCGACACCAATGGTCGACTATGTTAGTTTCCCGAGACAAGTCGATCGGCATGTTGATGGCAGGAATGCACCAACATGCGGAAGCCAAACAAATGGGAGTCGCTCCCAGTACCATTAGCCACCTACGGAGACGTTTTCACGACTCTGGGATGACACGTGACTGATCATGACCAGGCCAACTACGTGTAACGACACATGCACAGGATGGCTATATCCGGACAACACACACGTGTGCGATCGGTTCCGAACTGCTTCATGGCCTGCTGAAGAGACCCAGGGACGCGGACGACCGCGAGTTTGTGCACGGTTCGCTGAAGACTGCAGAAGCATGATATACAACCATACAGTGTACACGTACAGTACGTGTACCTTATGAA is a window of Doryrhamphus excisus isolate RoL2022-K1 chromosome 5, RoL_Dexc_1.0, whole genome shotgun sequence DNA encoding:
- the lmx1a gene encoding LIM homeobox transcription factor 1-alpha, coding for MQHKPVCAGCHRPITDRFLLQVNTDGLWHEECVRCAACGDALQNSCFVREQQLYCKKDYAELFAVRCGGCTDTISPTELVMRAGAAVFHVHCFACNVCSTPLRTGDRCVLRGGRPVCAREDYHRCGASPTSSDTGKSDDDDIQDEEEESGKITERQIGGSEERERKRPKRPRTILTTQQRRVFKASFEVSSKPCRKVRETLAGETGLSVRVVQVWFQNQRAKMKKLARRQQQQEQEQEQQQGEPPHDKAPPSGCLTSQLEHLGSSHSHVQQQMGPTTVEQQDYDTDPFRQGLTPPQMPGDHMHPYGFNDELYDDVAEGYCLSLGNTCLLTPMDRLYSMQDAYFAS